One segment of Nostoc flagelliforme CCNUN1 DNA contains the following:
- a CDS encoding NblA/ycf18 family protein: MNQPMKLSLEQQFSICSFATQVQNMSHDQAKDFLVKLYEQMVVREATYQELLKHQWGLDSGSTMA; this comes from the coding sequence ATGAACCAACCAATGAAACTATCCTTGGAACAGCAATTCAGCATCTGCTCATTTGCTACTCAGGTGCAAAATATGAGCCACGATCAAGCTAAAGACTTTTTAGTAAAGCTCTATGAGCAAATGGTCGTGCGCGAGGCAACTTATCAAGAGCTTCTTAAGCACCAGTGGGGCTTAGATTCCGGTTCCACTATGGCATAG
- a CDS encoding DUF6825 family protein produces MSNPLVQAFFVGRAVAEVVNERLEVALTDALSDLGKFDAEAREQLRQFTDEVLERANRAAEAANGGQSTTGPRQGSSDSGDLQADIDELRAEIALLRTELQHYRRTSA; encoded by the coding sequence ATGAGTAACCCCCTTGTGCAAGCCTTTTTCGTAGGCAGAGCAGTAGCTGAAGTAGTTAATGAGCGTTTAGAGGTCGCCTTGACCGATGCTTTGAGCGATCTGGGCAAATTTGATGCAGAAGCTAGAGAGCAGCTGCGCCAGTTTACAGACGAAGTTCTAGAGCGGGCAAATCGGGCAGCAGAAGCTGCTAATGGTGGCCAAAGTACCACAGGTCCTAGACAAGGCAGTTCTGATTCCGGTGACTTACAAGCAGATATTGATGAATTACGAGCAGAAATTGCTTTGTTACGAACAGAATTGCAACATTATCGTAGAACTTCTGCATAA
- a CDS encoding serine/threonine-protein kinase yields the protein MSDHNIGRLLSKRYQLQELIGTGAMGRVYRAKDTLLGGVPVAVKFLALSIQNEKMRLQDRFEREAKTCALLGQKSIHIVRVMDYGVDDNNTPFYVMEYLQGQSLNNIIRKQRLPLSRFLSMARQLSLGLQCAHDGIPVEGNICPIIHRDIKPSNMLVIQDPSFGELVKVLDFGIAKLLQSDGDHTKFYLGTLAYSSPEQMEGKELDNRADIYSLGVMMFEMLTGKMPLVAPTHSFGAWYKTHHYQKPRSFAEVVPGLELPKEIENLVMSCLAKVPRDRPQTITEILRVLASLEKPEHSRKIKQDSHALVPAITVSNEVEQKTKGDLRVSWSNDEIARVISWPQNKPVADIVFPQPINSNGELFPALWVMLPQEEIQKRLLCTRYNQFLFISIPHPMLLWITVIYNRKHGAKWLPYYLDLKTSLGQEIARLLQHTGYYRLLFFARETPNRCTHILLSSVASAQRQRLQEWVAMSNTLMSSADPQISKSLLKNEYEKIKPQILAKLQSIDTDSPYDLSS from the coding sequence ATGTCAGACCACAACATTGGTCGCTTACTTAGCAAACGCTACCAACTCCAGGAGTTAATCGGTACTGGAGCAATGGGTCGGGTTTATCGTGCTAAAGATACTTTGTTGGGAGGTGTACCTGTTGCGGTTAAGTTTCTGGCGCTATCAATTCAAAATGAAAAGATGCGATTGCAAGACCGCTTTGAGCGAGAAGCAAAAACTTGTGCTTTACTAGGGCAAAAAAGCATTCACATTGTCCGAGTCATGGACTATGGCGTAGATGACAATAACACCCCGTTCTATGTCATGGAATACCTACAGGGACAAAGCCTGAACAATATTATTCGCAAGCAACGACTGCCTTTATCTAGATTCCTGAGTATGGCGCGTCAACTCAGCCTGGGGTTACAGTGCGCTCATGATGGCATCCCAGTTGAGGGCAATATTTGCCCAATTATTCATCGCGATATCAAGCCAAGTAATATGCTGGTGATTCAAGATCCCAGTTTCGGAGAATTGGTCAAGGTTCTAGATTTTGGTATTGCTAAATTATTACAGTCAGATGGCGACCATACAAAATTCTATTTGGGGACATTGGCTTATTCTTCTCCCGAACAGATGGAGGGTAAAGAATTAGACAATCGTGCTGATATTTATAGTTTGGGTGTCATGATGTTTGAGATGCTCACAGGCAAAATGCCACTGGTGGCACCAACTCACTCTTTTGGAGCATGGTATAAAACACATCACTATCAAAAGCCACGTTCTTTTGCTGAGGTTGTGCCCGGATTAGAACTACCAAAAGAAATCGAAAATTTGGTGATGAGTTGTTTAGCTAAAGTACCACGCGATCGCCCCCAAACTATCACTGAAATCCTCAGAGTTTTAGCATCTCTAGAAAAGCCTGAGCATTCACGCAAAATTAAGCAAGACAGCCATGCCCTAGTTCCTGCTATTACAGTGAGCAATGAGGTTGAACAAAAGACAAAAGGCGATTTGCGGGTATCCTGGTCAAACGATGAAATCGCTCGTGTCATTTCCTGGCCCCAAAATAAACCAGTTGCCGATATTGTGTTTCCCCAGCCCATTAATAGCAATGGGGAGCTTTTTCCAGCTCTGTGGGTGATGCTACCGCAAGAGGAAATTCAAAAGCGCTTACTCTGTACCCGCTATAACCAATTTCTTTTTATCTCTATTCCCCATCCCATGCTGCTATGGATTACTGTCATCTACAACCGCAAACATGGCGCTAAATGGTTACCTTATTACCTTGATCTCAAAACCAGTCTTGGCCAAGAAATTGCCCGGTTACTACAGCACACAGGTTACTACCGTCTGTTGTTCTTTGCACGAGAAACGCCAAATCGCTGTACCCATATCTTACTTTCTAGCGTCGCTTCTGCCCAGCGCCAACGGCTGCAAGAGTGGGTTGCAATGAGCAACACATTGATGTCCTCTGCCGACCCGCAAATTAGTAAAAGCTTACTCAAAAATGAGTATGAAAAGATCAAGCCTCAAATTCTCGCAAAACTCCAAAGTATTGATACAGATTCTCCATACGATCTTTCCAGTTAG
- the abc-f gene encoding ribosomal protection-like ABC-F family protein: MPRKSILLAENLAYELSLDRTLFQKTQVSIEAGDRIALVGRNGVGKSTLLKILAGQISPSAGSVLRNGVVYYLPQISTIRQEIIADTVLNFLISTSDEWWKIEDILQTQFDTNIDFYLPITNLSGGELTKLFLAIGLAQEPNLLLLDEPTNHMDLQALESLRQFLQNFTGAFVIVSHKPFFLDQVTQVTWELTPVGIKVYGGNFSQYREQKEIELEVAIRSHEVARKELKRTQATAMQEQQRAAQSSRNGRAKFLNGSIDKMAAGLIKTKAEVSTGTAKKKHEAAVAKANQKVAETKVKTTKVTSIQLEEKNQKRRNLINIQGANLWVSERLLIQNIQLHVSSGDRIGIIGANGSGKSSLVKAILGMENQTAVLDSGEVLLAPAIKAVYLDQTYELVNRRYTLLKNMQAANPHLSYQLLRQQLGHFLFKYDDVHKSASVLSGGELARLAIAMISISEIDLLILDEPTNNLDIETVEQMVVGINDYQGALWVISHDLDFLSRTNITQSFKLRQQALQMTTYLPNTPEQYYRELLEISDPRSL; the protein is encoded by the coding sequence ATGCCGAGAAAATCAATATTATTAGCTGAGAATTTAGCCTACGAACTCAGCTTGGACAGAACTTTGTTTCAAAAAACTCAAGTTAGTATTGAAGCAGGCGATCGCATCGCTTTAGTAGGTCGCAACGGTGTAGGAAAATCAACCCTACTCAAGATACTTGCGGGTCAAATTAGCCCCAGCGCTGGTTCAGTTTTACGTAATGGTGTTGTCTACTATTTGCCACAAATCAGTACTATTAGGCAAGAAATCATAGCAGATACAGTACTGAATTTTTTGATTTCCACTTCTGATGAATGGTGGAAAATTGAGGATATTTTGCAAACACAATTTGATACAAATATTGATTTTTATCTACCAATTACTAACTTGAGTGGAGGAGAACTCACAAAACTATTTTTAGCGATTGGTTTAGCTCAAGAACCAAATTTGCTGTTGCTGGATGAGCCAACCAACCACATGGATTTGCAAGCGTTAGAAAGTTTAAGGCAATTTCTCCAAAATTTTACTGGCGCGTTTGTGATTGTCTCGCACAAGCCTTTTTTCTTAGACCAGGTAACACAAGTTACCTGGGAACTTACACCTGTTGGAATAAAGGTATATGGAGGTAATTTTTCTCAGTATCGAGAACAAAAAGAAATAGAATTAGAGGTAGCTATACGATCGCACGAAGTCGCCAGAAAGGAACTCAAACGTACCCAAGCCACAGCTATGCAAGAGCAGCAACGCGCAGCCCAATCTAGCCGCAACGGTCGCGCCAAGTTTCTTAATGGCAGTATTGATAAAATGGCAGCAGGGCTGATTAAAACCAAAGCTGAGGTGTCTACTGGAACTGCGAAAAAGAAACATGAAGCAGCAGTAGCAAAGGCTAATCAAAAGGTTGCAGAGACGAAGGTCAAAACTACGAAAGTAACGAGTATTCAGCTAGAAGAAAAAAATCAAAAGCGCCGAAATCTCATTAATATCCAGGGTGCAAATCTTTGGGTATCAGAACGTCTATTGATTCAAAATATTCAATTGCATGTATCATCTGGCGATCGCATAGGCATTATCGGCGCAAACGGTTCTGGTAAATCGAGTCTGGTAAAAGCAATTTTGGGGATGGAAAACCAAACCGCAGTTTTGGACTCAGGTGAGGTTTTGCTTGCACCAGCTATAAAAGCTGTATATCTCGATCAAACCTACGAATTGGTAAATCGCCGATACACACTTTTGAAAAATATGCAAGCTGCCAATCCTCATCTCAGCTATCAGCTTTTGCGTCAACAACTAGGACACTTTCTGTTTAAATATGATGACGTTCACAAAAGCGCCTCTGTATTGAGTGGGGGTGAATTGGCAAGATTAGCGATCGCTATGATCAGTATCTCAGAAATCGATCTGCTGATTCTCGATGAGCCAACTAATAACCTGGATATTGAAACTGTTGAACAAATGGTAGTAGGTATCAATGACTATCAAGGGGCACTTTGGGTAATTTCCCACGATCTAGACTTTCTCAGCCGAACTAACATTACTCAAAGTTTTAAGTTGAGACAGCAAGCCTTGCAAATGACAACCTATTTACCCAATACACCAGAGCAATATTATCGAGAATTACTCGAAATCTCTGACCCAAGATCGTTGTAG
- a CDS encoding glycosyltransferase family 2 protein, which produces MNPKVSVIIPAYNTEAYIAKAIESVLEQTLTDIEVIIVDDASSDKTVEVAKSFTDPRLKVIVNQQNLGAAAARNRALRAAQGEWIAVLDSDDWYAPERLSKLVSLANERNADMIADDLYLIEDGETSPWSTLIQESEERIDKILQVDIVYFVETDVYGQPGLHLGISKPLFKREFLVKHGIEYDDAIRMGQDFWIDMKCLIKGARFFLEPKPYYFYRSRPGSLVHKSQLSRLNQYLNASNSFMQQEVVKKNPALMRALSYNNSVYKKHLAYLKVVEPLKEGKWLTALTEMGKNPYFFYDFISRLNNIIERRIQYYVMGNKSVFDISYNIQRQRKTTN; this is translated from the coding sequence ATGAATCCTAAAGTCTCTGTCATTATCCCTGCTTACAATACTGAAGCTTATATTGCGAAGGCAATAGAGTCAGTTTTAGAGCAAACGCTCACAGATATTGAAGTTATCATAGTCGATGATGCTTCAAGTGATAAAACTGTAGAAGTCGCTAAAAGTTTTACTGACCCACGTCTCAAAGTAATAGTTAATCAACAAAACCTTGGGGCTGCTGCTGCGCGTAATCGTGCCCTTAGAGCAGCCCAAGGAGAATGGATTGCTGTGCTTGATTCAGATGATTGGTATGCTCCCGAAAGATTGTCCAAGCTTGTGTCACTGGCAAACGAAAGAAATGCAGACATGATTGCTGACGATCTTTATTTAATCGAGGATGGCGAAACATCTCCTTGGAGCACATTGATTCAAGAAAGTGAAGAACGTATAGATAAAATTCTCCAAGTTGATATCGTTTATTTTGTAGAAACTGATGTCTATGGACAACCAGGATTGCATCTTGGTATAAGCAAGCCTCTATTCAAACGAGAATTTCTGGTTAAGCACGGCATCGAGTATGATGATGCCATCAGGATGGGTCAAGATTTTTGGATTGATATGAAATGCTTAATCAAAGGAGCTCGCTTTTTCCTTGAGCCAAAACCCTATTATTTCTACCGCTCACGCCCCGGATCTCTTGTACATAAAAGCCAATTGTCACGTCTAAATCAATACTTGAATGCTAGTAATTCTTTCATGCAACAAGAAGTTGTGAAAAAAAATCCAGCTTTAATGCGTGCTTTGTCTTATAATAATTCAGTCTATAAAAAACATCTAGCTTACCTTAAAGTTGTAGAGCCTCTAAAGGAAGGTAAATGGTTAACAGCATTGACAGAAATGGGTAAAAACCCATACTTCTTTTATGATTTTATTTCCCGATTGAACAATATTATCGAACGTCGAATTCAATACTATGTGATGGGTAATAAATCAGTTTTTGACATTTCTTATAACATACAGAGACAACGCAAAACTACCAATTAG
- a CDS encoding ABC1 kinase family protein gives MEQGYSDKAYRWNREKYSSRRRFVDIWSFVLTLLFKLWRYNKSWSYPGGVTEAKQATRRKTQAVWIRNTLLDLGPTFIKVGQLFSTRADIFPVEYVDELAKLQDKVPAFSYEQVEATIERELGKKIPELFHNFEPIPLAAASLGQVHKAVLHSGESVVVKVQRPGLKKLFEIDLQILKGITRYFQNHPKWGRGRDWLGIYEECCRILWEEIDYLNEGRNADTFRRNFRGYDWVNVPKVYWRYASSRVLTLEYLPGIKISQYEALEAAGLDRKAIARQGAQAYLLQLLNSGFFHADPHPGNIAISATGALIFYDFGMMGRIKSNVREGLMQTLFGIAQKDGDRVVQSLIDLGAIAPTDDMGPVRRSVQYMLDHFMDKPFENQSVAAISDDLYEIAYNQPFRFPATFTFVMRAFSTLEGVGKGLDPEFNFMEVAKPYAMQLMTDMNGSEGNSFINELSRQAAQVSSTAFGLPRRLEDTLEKLERGDMRLRVRSIETERLLRRQSSIQLSISYALLISGFTLSTTILVVTNYVWWALAPGLIAAVLSVILIRLLLRLDRYDRMY, from the coding sequence ATGGAACAAGGTTATTCAGATAAAGCATACCGTTGGAATCGGGAAAAATACTCTAGCAGACGGCGTTTTGTGGACATTTGGTCTTTTGTCTTGACCTTATTGTTCAAACTTTGGCGATACAACAAATCTTGGAGTTATCCGGGTGGTGTGACTGAGGCAAAGCAAGCCACAAGACGCAAAACCCAAGCGGTGTGGATTCGCAATACCCTGCTAGATTTAGGCCCAACCTTCATCAAAGTAGGGCAATTGTTTTCTACCCGTGCTGATATATTTCCAGTTGAATATGTAGATGAATTAGCCAAGTTACAAGACAAAGTACCGGCATTTAGCTATGAGCAAGTAGAAGCGACCATTGAGAGAGAACTAGGCAAGAAAATTCCTGAACTCTTCCATAATTTTGAACCGATTCCTTTGGCCGCTGCAAGCTTGGGGCAAGTACACAAAGCTGTGCTGCATAGTGGGGAATCGGTTGTTGTCAAGGTGCAACGTCCTGGACTAAAGAAGTTATTTGAAATAGATTTACAAATTCTTAAAGGAATTACCCGCTATTTTCAAAACCATCCCAAATGGGGACGGGGACGAGATTGGTTAGGTATTTATGAAGAATGTTGTCGCATTCTTTGGGAAGAAATTGATTATCTCAACGAAGGTCGTAACGCTGATACTTTTCGCCGGAACTTTCGCGGCTACGATTGGGTGAACGTCCCAAAAGTATACTGGCGTTACGCCTCGTCTAGAGTGTTGACTTTAGAATATCTCCCTGGAATTAAAATTAGCCAATACGAAGCTTTAGAAGCAGCAGGTTTAGATCGAAAGGCGATCGCTCGTCAAGGCGCTCAAGCCTATTTACTACAGTTGCTCAATAGTGGTTTTTTCCACGCCGATCCTCATCCAGGCAATATTGCCATTAGTGCAACTGGTGCTTTGATATTCTACGATTTCGGCATGATGGGGCGGATTAAGTCAAATGTCCGTGAAGGACTAATGCAAACACTGTTTGGCATTGCCCAAAAAGATGGCGATCGCGTTGTTCAATCTCTGATCGATTTAGGCGCGATCGCCCCAACCGATGACATGGGCCCAGTCCGGCGTTCCGTCCAGTACATGCTGGATCATTTCATGGATAAGCCCTTTGAAAACCAATCGGTGGCAGCAATCAGTGACGATCTTTATGAAATAGCTTATAATCAGCCATTTAGATTTCCAGCAACCTTCACTTTTGTGATGCGAGCCTTTTCTACCTTAGAAGGGGTAGGCAAAGGTTTAGATCCAGAGTTTAACTTTATGGAAGTTGCCAAACCGTATGCAATGCAGCTTATGACCGATATGAATGGTTCTGAGGGGAATAGCTTTATTAACGAATTAAGTCGTCAAGCAGCTCAGGTAAGTAGTACCGCGTTTGGTCTACCACGTAGATTAGAGGATACCCTAGAGAAGCTAGAACGGGGAGACATGCGCTTGCGTGTTCGGTCTATCGAAACTGAACGCCTATTGCGGCGGCAGAGCAGTATTCAGCTCTCAATAAGCTATGCTCTGTTAATCAGTGGTTTCACACTTTCAACTACGATCTTAGTCGTTACCAATTATGTATGGTGGGCACTAGCGCCTGGTTTAATTGCAGCAGTGCTTTCAGTGATCCTAATCAGACTGCTTTTACGCCTTGACCGTTACGATCGTATGTATTAA
- a CDS encoding Stp1/IreP family PP2C-type Ser/Thr phosphatase: MKLNFTGFSDPGLIRSNNQDAYYIDPEGRFFVVADGMGGHAGGEEASRIATGEIQAYLLANWESSKSSQELLEQALWGANEAILHDQQNHPERADMGTTVVAVIFRAPETPWCAHVGDSRLYRFRESHLEQVTEDHTWVARAIKIGDITSDEARSHPFRHVLSRCLGREDLHQVDVQPLDVKAGDRLLLCSDGLTEELVEQKIASCLQDTPWLDKAAISLVEAAKDHGGHDNITVVIVSLD; encoded by the coding sequence ATGAAACTTAATTTCACGGGTTTTAGCGATCCGGGACTTATTCGTTCTAATAATCAGGATGCTTATTATATCGACCCAGAGGGGCGGTTTTTTGTTGTTGCCGATGGAATGGGTGGTCATGCAGGAGGTGAGGAAGCAAGTCGCATTGCCACTGGAGAAATTCAGGCGTATTTGCTGGCAAATTGGGAATCTTCTAAATCTTCTCAAGAATTACTAGAGCAGGCTTTGTGGGGTGCCAATGAAGCGATTTTGCACGATCAGCAAAATCATCCCGAACGCGCCGACATGGGTACAACGGTTGTAGCGGTAATTTTTCGCGCCCCAGAGACCCCCTGGTGCGCTCATGTTGGCGATTCGCGGCTGTATCGCTTCCGAGAATCGCATTTAGAACAAGTAACAGAAGACCACACTTGGGTAGCACGGGCAATCAAAATCGGTGACATCACTTCAGATGAAGCGCGATCGCATCCTTTTCGTCATGTATTATCGCGCTGTTTAGGGCGTGAAGACTTGCATCAAGTTGATGTGCAACCACTGGATGTAAAAGCTGGCGATCGCTTGCTGTTATGTAGTGATGGTCTCACAGAAGAACTTGTCGAACAGAAGATTGCTAGCTGCCTCCAAGACACTCCTTGGCTTGATAAAGCCGCCATCTCTCTAGTTGAGGCTGCCAAAGACCACGGAGGGCACGATAACATCACAGTTGTCATCGTCTCACTTGACTAA